A single region of the Pseudomonas sp. B21-023 genome encodes:
- a CDS encoding LysR substrate-binding domain-containing protein — translation MEDLNSLYYFTQVVEHGGFAPAGRALDMPKSKLSRRIADLEERLGVRLLHRTSRHCSLTEIGQAYYNRCLAMRVEAEGAAEIIERNRSEPRGLVRISCPTTLLNSWVGPMLTRYMLKYPQVELFIESTNRRVDLLHEGFDVALRVRFPPLENTDMVMKVLSNSTQCLVGHPSFLEQLAEGFDPQQLSELPSVHWGSAQREYQWELFQGEDMSRSLVIPHTPRMVTDDLFALRHFVVAGVGIAHLPRVAVREDLAAGRLVEMLPDWHPRCGIVHAIFPSRRGLLPSVRSLIDHLAEEFAFSDMA, via the coding sequence TTGGAAGACCTCAACTCCCTCTACTACTTCACCCAGGTGGTCGAGCACGGTGGCTTTGCCCCGGCCGGGCGGGCGCTGGACATGCCCAAGTCCAAGCTCAGCCGGCGCATCGCCGACCTCGAGGAGCGCCTCGGCGTGCGCCTGCTGCACCGTACCAGCCGACATTGCTCGCTGACCGAGATCGGCCAGGCCTACTACAACCGTTGCCTGGCCATGCGCGTCGAGGCCGAGGGCGCCGCCGAGATCATCGAGCGCAACCGCAGCGAGCCGCGTGGGCTGGTGCGCATCAGCTGTCCGACCACCCTGCTCAACTCCTGGGTCGGTCCGATGCTCACCCGCTACATGCTCAAGTACCCGCAGGTGGAGCTGTTCATCGAGAGCACCAACCGCCGCGTCGACCTGCTGCACGAGGGCTTCGACGTGGCGCTGCGGGTGCGCTTCCCGCCGCTGGAGAACACCGACATGGTGATGAAGGTGCTGAGCAACAGCACCCAGTGCCTGGTCGGGCATCCGTCGTTTCTCGAACAGCTTGCCGAAGGCTTCGACCCGCAGCAGCTCAGTGAGCTGCCCAGCGTCCATTGGGGCAGCGCCCAGCGTGAGTACCAGTGGGAGCTGTTCCAGGGCGAGGACATGAGCCGCAGCCTGGTGATCCCGCACACGCCGCGGATGGTCACCGATGATCTGTTTGCCTTGCGACACTTCGTGGTGGCGGGCGTGGGGATCGCGCACCTGCCCAGGGTGGCGGTGCGCGAGGACCTGGCGGCGGGACGCCTGGTGGAGATGCTGCCGGACTGGCATCCGCGATGCGGCATCGTACATGCGATCTTCCCGTCGCGGCGCGGACTGCTGCCGTCGGTGCGGTCGTTGATTGATCATCTGGCGGAGGAATTCGCCTTCAGCGACATGGCGTAG
- a CDS encoding DUF6124 family protein, with amino-acid sequence MKKIIPDPPLPDTRHHAFGKCDAGHPPLFAVNPNINAHDALVHVAEYLRSAYNVGYKVLDHMDETGRSLLWASLHGIEMAEGLTEAMLEGIESP; translated from the coding sequence ATGAAAAAGATCATCCCCGACCCACCCCTTCCCGACACCCGTCACCACGCCTTCGGCAAATGCGACGCCGGCCACCCACCGCTGTTTGCGGTCAACCCCAATATCAACGCCCACGACGCCTTGGTGCATGTCGCCGAGTACCTGCGCAGCGCCTACAACGTTGGCTACAAGGTGCTGGACCATATGGATGAAACCGGCAGGAGCCTGCTGTGGGCCAGCCTGCATGGGATCGAGATGGCCGAGGGCCTGACCGAGGCGATGCTGGAGGGTATCGAGTCGCCCTGA
- a CDS encoding monovalent cation:proton antiporter-2 (CPA2) family protein: MPHEGSLLQTAVIFLLAAVVAVPLAKRLQLGAVLGYLLAGVAIGPQALGLIRDTESVAHISELGVVLLLFIIGLELSPRRLWLMRKSVFGVGTAQVFLTGAVLGAIALFGFSQTLPAAIVLGLGLALSSTALGLQSLAESKQLNAPHGRLAFAILLFQDIAAIPLIALVPLLAASGPDTSHGDSLEHGLKVFASIAIVIVGGRYLLRPLFRIVARTGLPEVSTATALLVVIGTAWLMEEAGVSMALGAFLAGLLLADSEYRHELESQIEPFKGLLLGLFFISVGMGANLRLLLEMPLLLLGLTLLLIGVKLALLIGVGRLAGGLNSASALRLGMVLAAGGEFAFVVFKLGKDQGLFDTQTYDLLLMTITLSMALTPLLMLGCARALKRPQPAREVPEQYKAIDAGTPRVVIAGMGRMGQIVARILRAQKIPFIALETSVDAIEMTRMFEQVPVFYGDPLRPEVLHAAKVGEAEYFIITIDDPEVAIHTAERAKRLYPHLKVIARARNRQHVHKLMDVGADPIRETFYSSLEMSRRALVGLGLTEAQATDRIARFTEHDEQVLEAQGQVRDDRAKVMQTAKEARVELERLFASDED, translated from the coding sequence ATGCCACACGAAGGCAGCCTTTTACAAACCGCCGTCATCTTCCTCCTCGCCGCCGTGGTCGCCGTGCCGCTGGCCAAGCGCCTGCAACTGGGCGCCGTGCTCGGCTACCTGCTGGCTGGCGTGGCCATTGGTCCGCAGGCCCTGGGGCTGATCCGCGATACCGAGAGCGTTGCGCACATCTCCGAGCTGGGCGTGGTTTTGCTGCTGTTCATCATCGGCCTGGAGCTTTCACCACGACGCTTGTGGCTGATGCGCAAATCGGTGTTCGGCGTCGGCACCGCGCAAGTGTTCCTGACCGGCGCGGTACTCGGCGCAATCGCCCTGTTCGGCTTCAGCCAGACGCTCCCCGCAGCCATCGTGCTCGGCCTTGGTTTGGCCCTGTCATCCACCGCTCTGGGCCTTCAGAGCCTGGCCGAAAGCAAGCAGCTCAATGCACCCCACGGTCGGCTGGCCTTCGCCATCCTGCTGTTCCAGGACATCGCCGCCATCCCGTTGATCGCCCTGGTGCCGCTGCTGGCCGCCAGTGGCCCCGACACCAGCCACGGCGACAGCCTCGAACATGGCCTGAAGGTGTTCGCCAGCATCGCCATCGTCATCGTCGGCGGCCGCTACCTGCTGCGCCCGTTGTTCCGTATCGTCGCCCGCACTGGTTTGCCGGAAGTGTCCACCGCCACCGCGCTGCTGGTGGTGATCGGCACCGCCTGGTTGATGGAAGAGGCCGGCGTGTCCATGGCCCTGGGCGCCTTCCTCGCCGGCCTGCTGCTGGCTGACTCCGAATACCGCCATGAGCTGGAATCGCAGATCGAACCGTTCAAAGGCCTGCTGCTGGGCCTGTTCTTCATCAGCGTCGGCATGGGCGCCAACCTGCGCCTGCTGCTGGAAATGCCGCTGTTGCTGCTGGGCCTGACCCTGTTGTTGATCGGCGTGAAGCTTGCGTTGCTGATCGGCGTCGGCCGCCTGGCCGGTGGCCTGAACAGCGCCAGCGCCCTGCGCCTGGGAATGGTGCTGGCTGCCGGTGGCGAGTTCGCCTTCGTGGTGTTCAAGCTGGGCAAGGACCAGGGCCTGTTCGACACCCAGACCTACGACCTGCTGCTGATGACCATCACCCTGTCGATGGCCCTAACGCCGCTGCTGATGCTCGGCTGCGCCCGCGCCTTGAAGCGCCCGCAGCCCGCCCGCGAGGTGCCCGAGCAGTACAAGGCCATCGACGCTGGCACCCCGCGCGTGGTGATCGCCGGCATGGGCCGCATGGGCCAGATCGTCGCGCGCATCTTGCGGGCGCAGAAGATCCCGTTCATAGCCCTGGAGACCTCGGTGGACGCCATCGAGATGACCCGCATGTTCGAACAGGTGCCGGTGTTCTATGGCGACCCACTGCGCCCCGAAGTGCTGCACGCGGCCAAGGTTGGCGAGGCCGAGTACTTCATCATCACCATCGACGACCCCGAGGTGGCCATTCACACCGCGGAGCGGGCCAAGCGCCTGTACCCGCACCTGAAGGTGATCGCCCGGGCACGTAACCGTCAGCATGTGCACAAGCTGATGGACGTGGGCGCCGACCCGATCCGCGAGACGTTCTATTCCAGCCTGGAGATGAGCCGCCGCGCGCTGGTCGGGCTGGGGCTCACCGAAGCGCAGGCGACAGACCGCATCGCCCGCTTCACCGAGCATGACGAACAGGTGCTGGAGGCCCAGGGGCAGGTCCGCGACGACCGGGCCAAAGTGATGCAGACGGCCAAGGAAGCGCGGGTGGAGCTGGAGCGGTTGTTTGCGTCGGATGAGGATTGA
- a CDS encoding alpha/beta hydrolase, with protein MKLSHTLTAGLLALAVNNAFAGSPGVEHTTQGFLDALAAGGGKPLETLAPKDARAVLSGAQAGVKVDVSGIRVERRTIQADGQPLEIRVVRPEGSKGELPVFMFFHGGGWVLGDYPTHERLIRDLVVGSGAAAVYVDYTPSPEAKYPTAINQAYAATRWVAEHGKEIGVDGSRLAVAGNSVGGNMAAVVALKAKEAGTPKLRFQALLWPVTDANFNNASYNQFAEGHFLTRNMMQWFWNSYTTDPRQRDDIHASPLRASLEQLKGLPPALVQTAEMDVLRDEGEAYARKLDAAGVPVTAVRYNGMIHDYGLLNVLSTVPSVRSAMDQAAQALKNHLQ; from the coding sequence ATGAAACTGTCCCACACCCTGACCGCCGGCCTGCTGGCCCTTGCCGTGAACAACGCCTTCGCCGGCAGCCCTGGCGTCGAGCACACCACCCAGGGCTTCCTCGACGCCCTGGCCGCCGGTGGCGGCAAGCCGCTGGAGACGCTCGCGCCCAAGGATGCCCGTGCGGTGCTGAGCGGTGCCCAGGCCGGGGTGAAGGTCGATGTGTCGGGGATCCGCGTCGAACGCCGGACCATCCAGGCCGACGGCCAGCCGCTGGAAATCCGCGTGGTGCGGCCCGAAGGGTCCAAGGGCGAACTGCCAGTGTTCATGTTCTTCCACGGCGGCGGCTGGGTGCTGGGCGACTACCCCACCCACGAACGCCTGATCCGTGACCTGGTGGTGGGATCCGGTGCTGCGGCGGTCTACGTCGACTACACGCCGTCACCGGAAGCGAAGTACCCCACCGCGATCAACCAGGCCTACGCCGCCACCCGCTGGGTCGCCGAGCACGGCAAGGAGATCGGTGTTGACGGTAGCCGCCTGGCGGTAGCCGGCAACAGCGTCGGCGGCAACATGGCTGCGGTGGTGGCACTCAAGGCCAAGGAGGCCGGCACACCGAAGCTGCGTTTCCAGGCCCTGCTGTGGCCGGTGACCGACGCCAACTTCAACAATGCGTCCTACAACCAGTTCGCCGAAGGCCACTTCCTGACCCGAAACATGATGCAGTGGTTCTGGAACAGCTACACCACCGACCCGCGCCAACGCGACGACATCCACGCCTCGCCACTGCGCGCCAGCCTGGAGCAGTTGAAAGGCCTGCCGCCAGCGCTGGTGCAGACCGCCGAAATGGACGTGCTGCGTGACGAAGGCGAGGCTTACGCCCGCAAGCTGGACGCTGCCGGGGTACCGGTGACCGCCGTGCGCTATAACGGCATGATCCATGACTATGGCCTGCTCAACGTGCTGAGCACCGTGCCCAGTGTGCGCAGTGCCATGGACCAGGCGGCACAGGCCTTGAAAAACCATCTGCAATAA
- a CDS encoding DUF2790 domain-containing protein: MTLRKAFAVTVTTLALGTSVSSFASEATPYRYGMDLDIAKVVSVDAPASAQGQTNTATLTYRDSSGQLRAVSYVQPTVLANQN; this comes from the coding sequence ATGACCCTTCGCAAAGCCTTCGCCGTCACCGTCACCACCCTGGCCCTCGGCACCAGCGTCAGCAGCTTCGCCAGCGAAGCCACCCCGTACCGCTACGGCATGGACCTGGACATCGCCAAGGTCGTCAGCGTCGATGCACCCGCCAGCGCCCAAGGCCAGACCAACACCGCCACCCTGACCTACCGCGACAGTAGCGGCCAGCTGCGCGCCGTGAGCTACGTGCAACCCACCGTCCTCGCCAACCAGAACTGA
- a CDS encoding YifB family Mg chelatase-like AAA ATPase: MSLALVHSRAQVGVQAPAVSVETHLANGLPTLTLVGLPETTVKESKDRVRSAIVNSGLDYPARRITQSLAPADLPKDGGRYDLAIALGILAANGQVPVAALDSIECLGELALSGTLRPVQGVLPAALAARDAGRALVVPRENAEEASLASGLVVYAVGHLRELVAHLNAQPALSPYAANGLLLEQRPYPDLSEVQGQIAAKRALLVAAAGAHNLLFSGPPGTGKTLLASRLPGLLPPLDEREALEVAAIRSVSGHAPLDCWPQRPFRHPHHSASGPALVGGGSRPQPGEITLAHHGVLFLDELPEFERRVLEVLREPLESGEIVVARAKDRVRFPARFQLVAAMNPCPCGYLGDPTGRCRCSSEQIQRYRNKLSGPLLDRIDLHLTVARESTVLTHQPSGETSASVGQQVAEARELQQRRQGCANAFLDLKGLRRHCPLEPVDQAWLEQACERLTLSLRAAHRLLKVARTLADLEGAQSIARSHLAEALQYRPSA, translated from the coding sequence ATGTCCCTAGCCCTCGTCCACAGCCGCGCCCAGGTCGGGGTACAGGCACCGGCTGTCAGCGTCGAAACCCACTTGGCCAACGGTCTGCCCACGCTCACCTTGGTCGGTCTGCCGGAGACCACGGTCAAGGAAAGCAAGGACCGGGTCCGCAGTGCCATCGTCAACTCCGGCCTGGACTACCCGGCCCGGCGCATCACCCAGAGCCTCGCCCCGGCCGATCTACCCAAGGACGGTGGCCGCTACGACCTGGCCATCGCCCTGGGCATCCTGGCCGCCAATGGCCAGGTACCGGTTGCCGCCCTCGACAGCATCGAATGCCTGGGCGAACTGGCGCTGTCAGGTACTTTGCGCCCGGTACAGGGCGTACTGCCTGCGGCACTGGCGGCGCGAGACGCGGGTCGAGCGCTGGTGGTCCCCAGGGAAAACGCCGAAGAGGCGAGCCTGGCCAGCGGCCTGGTGGTGTACGCGGTGGGGCATCTGCGGGAACTGGTGGCCCACCTGAATGCGCAACCGGCATTGTCACCCTATGCCGCGAATGGCCTATTGCTGGAGCAACGCCCCTACCCGGACCTCAGCGAAGTACAAGGCCAGATCGCTGCCAAGCGGGCGCTGCTGGTCGCCGCAGCCGGCGCGCACAACCTGCTGTTCTCCGGCCCGCCGGGCACCGGCAAGACCCTGCTCGCCAGCCGCCTGCCCGGGCTGCTGCCACCGCTGGACGAGCGCGAGGCGCTGGAGGTGGCGGCGATTCGCTCGGTCAGCGGCCATGCCCCGCTCGATTGCTGGCCACAGCGGCCGTTTCGCCACCCCCACCATTCAGCCTCTGGCCCGGCACTGGTAGGCGGTGGCAGCCGACCGCAACCCGGCGAGATCACCCTGGCGCACCACGGCGTGTTGTTTCTCGACGAGCTGCCCGAGTTCGAACGACGCGTGCTGGAGGTACTGCGCGAGCCGCTGGAGTCGGGCGAGATCGTGGTGGCCCGGGCCAAGGACCGGGTGCGCTTCCCGGCGCGCTTTCAGCTGGTGGCGGCCATGAACCCTTGCCCCTGCGGCTACCTGGGTGACCCCACCGGCCGCTGTCGCTGCAGCAGCGAGCAGATCCAGCGCTACCGCAACAAGCTGTCCGGCCCCCTGCTCGACCGCATCGACCTGCACCTGACGGTGGCCCGGGAAAGCACCGTGCTGACCCACCAGCCCAGCGGCGAGACCAGCGCCAGTGTTGGCCAGCAGGTGGCCGAGGCACGGGAGCTGCAGCAGCGCCGGCAGGGCTGCGCCAATGCCTTCCTCGACCTCAAGGGGCTGCGCCGGCACTGCCCGCTGGAGCCGGTCGACCAGGCCTGGCTGGAGCAGGCCTGCGAACGGTTGACGTTGTCGTTGCGGGCAGCGCACCGGCTGTTGAAGGTGGCCCGCACCCTGGCGGACCTGGAGGGGGCGCAATCCATAGCCAGGTCGCACCTGGCGGAGGCGCTGCAGTACCGGCCCAGCGCCTGA
- a CDS encoding DUF2493 domain-containing protein, producing MRVLICAGRNYADSQRCRQALDALQRQQAIRVLIHGGSQHLGGEIEGWAREQGADIVRYPPNWQLHGKLAEHLRNVFMLRDSRPDLVLALPGGDDTEELLARARGSGIPVICGRQPRTAGAHSPGCQAGQNSTHSSRPPAQERH from the coding sequence ATGCGCGTACTGATCTGCGCGGGGCGCAATTACGCCGACAGCCAACGCTGCCGCCAGGCGCTGGACGCCCTCCAGCGCCAGCAAGCGATCCGGGTGCTGATCCACGGCGGCAGCCAGCACCTGGGCGGCGAAATCGAAGGCTGGGCCCGCGAACAGGGCGCCGACATCGTGCGCTACCCGCCCAACTGGCAGTTGCACGGCAAGCTGGCCGAGCACCTGCGCAACGTCTTCATGCTGCGCGACAGCCGGCCCGACCTGGTGCTGGCGCTGCCGGGCGGCGACGATACCGAGGAACTGCTGGCGCGGGCGCGGGGTTCGGGGATTCCCGTGATCTGTGGCAGGCAGCCCCGGACGGCAGGCGCCCACAGTCCTGGATGCCAGGCCGGACAAAATTCGACGCACTCTTCTCGTCCACCTGCACAGGAGCGCCACTAA
- the mgtA gene encoding magnesium-translocating P-type ATPase, translating to MTVKDRNTRSKAGEDTRLSMRAAREARNGLAVTLANLDASELGLTEHEAAKRLQRDGANQVAHDKPQPALVQLLKALHNPFIYVLLTLAGISFVTDYLLPVRAGDMEEADLTKVIIIMTMVSLSSLLRFWQEYRSGKAADALKAMVRTTATVLRRERHDQPARLREVPMNELVAGDIVQLAAGDMIPADIRLIESRDLFISQAVLTGEALPVEKYDTLGHVAQKSAADSANDESGLLDLPNIGFMGTNVVSGRARAVVVATGKRTYFGSLAKAIVGSRSQTAFDRGVNSVSRLLIRFMLVMVPVVFMLNGVVKGDWSDAFLFALAVAVGLTPEMLPMIVSANLAKGAVAMARRKVVVKRLNAIQNFGSMDVLCTDKTGTLTQDRIILEHHVDPSGQVAPHLLELAWLNSHHQSGVKNLMDQAVLRFAGEDQRFQPPYAYAKVDELPFDFIRRRLSVIVKDALGDHLLVSKGAVEEMLAIATHVEEGGQRVTLDAGRRQQLLATASSYNQEGFRVLLVGTRDIPASDGKPQYHTNDERELVIRGFLTFLDPPKETAGPAIAALREMGVKVKVLTGDNPVVTCKVCREVGLEPGQPLLGQDIERQDDIQLKALVEERTVFAKLTPLQKSRVLKALQANGHTVGFLGDGINDAPALRDADVGISVDSGTDIAKESADIILLEKSLMVLEEGVLKGRETFGNIMKYLCMTASSNFGNVFSVLVASAFIPFMPMLAIHLLLQNLMYDFSQLSLPWDRMDKEFLREPRKWDARNIGRFMLWIGPTSSIFDITTFALMWYVFAANSVEMQALFQSGWFIEGLLSQTLVVHMLRTRKVPFFQSTAALPVILATGLVMCLGIYIPFSPLGAMVGLVPLPWEYFPWLAATLLGYCLVAQGMKTLYIRRFGQWF from the coding sequence ATGACCGTAAAAGACCGCAACACCCGCAGCAAAGCCGGCGAAGACACCCGCCTGTCCATGCGCGCCGCCCGCGAGGCACGCAACGGCCTGGCCGTGACCCTGGCCAACCTCGACGCCAGCGAACTGGGCCTGACCGAGCACGAAGCCGCCAAGCGCCTGCAGCGCGACGGCGCCAACCAAGTCGCCCATGACAAGCCGCAACCGGCCCTGGTGCAATTGCTCAAGGCCTTGCACAACCCCTTTATCTACGTGCTGCTCACCCTCGCCGGCATCAGCTTCGTTACCGACTACTTGCTGCCGGTACGCGCAGGCGACATGGAAGAAGCGGACCTGACCAAGGTCATCATCATCATGACCATGGTCAGCCTCAGCAGCCTGCTGCGCTTCTGGCAGGAGTACCGTTCGGGCAAGGCCGCCGACGCCCTCAAGGCCATGGTCCGTACCACCGCCACCGTGCTGCGCCGCGAGCGCCACGACCAGCCAGCGCGCCTGCGCGAAGTGCCCATGAACGAACTGGTGGCCGGCGATATCGTGCAACTGGCCGCCGGCGACATGATCCCCGCCGATATCCGCCTGATCGAGTCCCGCGACCTGTTCATCAGCCAAGCGGTGCTGACCGGCGAAGCGCTGCCGGTGGAGAAGTACGACACCCTCGGCCACGTCGCGCAGAAGTCCGCCGCCGACAGTGCCAACGATGAAAGCGGCCTGCTGGATCTGCCCAACATCGGCTTCATGGGGACCAACGTGGTCAGCGGCCGCGCCCGCGCCGTGGTGGTGGCCACCGGCAAGCGCACATATTTCGGCTCGCTGGCCAAGGCCATCGTCGGCTCGCGTAGCCAGACCGCCTTCGACCGTGGCGTGAACAGCGTCAGCCGGCTGTTGATCCGTTTCATGCTGGTGATGGTGCCGGTGGTGTTCATGCTCAACGGCGTGGTCAAGGGCGACTGGAGCGATGCCTTCCTGTTCGCGCTGGCCGTGGCCGTGGGCCTGACCCCGGAGATGCTGCCGATGATCGTCAGCGCCAACCTGGCCAAGGGCGCCGTGGCCATGGCCCGGCGCAAGGTGGTGGTCAAGCGGCTGAACGCCATCCAGAACTTCGGCTCGATGGATGTGCTGTGCACCGACAAGACCGGTACCTTGACCCAGGATCGCATCATCCTCGAACACCATGTCGACCCCAGTGGCCAGGTGGCCCCGCACCTGCTGGAGCTGGCTTGGCTAAACAGCCATCACCAGAGCGGCGTGAAGAACCTGATGGACCAGGCCGTGCTGCGCTTTGCTGGCGAAGACCAGCGCTTCCAGCCACCCTATGCCTACGCCAAGGTCGACGAGTTGCCCTTCGACTTCATCCGCCGTCGCCTGTCGGTGATCGTCAAGGATGCCCTGGGCGATCACCTGCTGGTGAGCAAGGGCGCCGTCGAGGAAATGCTGGCCATCGCCACCCATGTGGAAGAAGGCGGCCAGCGTGTCACTCTGGATGCCGGGCGACGCCAGCAACTGCTGGCCACCGCCAGCAGCTACAACCAGGAGGGTTTCCGCGTGCTGCTGGTCGGCACCCGTGACATCCCGGCCTCCGACGGCAAGCCTCAGTACCACACCAATGACGAACGCGAGCTGGTGATCCGTGGCTTCCTGACCTTCCTCGACCCGCCCAAGGAGACCGCAGGCCCAGCCATCGCCGCCCTGCGCGAGATGGGCGTGAAAGTGAAGGTGCTGACCGGCGACAACCCGGTGGTCACCTGCAAGGTCTGCCGCGAAGTCGGCCTGGAGCCCGGCCAGCCGCTGCTCGGCCAGGACATCGAACGCCAGGACGACATCCAGCTCAAGGCCCTGGTCGAAGAGCGCACGGTTTTCGCCAAGCTCACCCCACTGCAGAAGTCGCGGGTGCTCAAGGCGCTGCAGGCCAACGGCCACACCGTGGGTTTCCTCGGTGACGGCATCAACGACGCCCCGGCGTTGCGCGATGCCGACGTGGGCATCTCGGTGGACAGCGGCACCGATATCGCCAAGGAATCGGCCGATATCATCCTCCTGGAAAAGAGCCTGATGGTGCTGGAGGAAGGCGTGCTCAAGGGCCGCGAAACCTTCGGCAACATCATGAAGTACCTGTGCATGACCGCCAGCTCCAATTTCGGCAACGTGTTCTCGGTACTGGTGGCCAGCGCGTTCATCCCGTTCATGCCGATGCTGGCGATCCACCTGCTGCTGCAAAACCTGATGTACGACTTCTCCCAGCTGTCGCTGCCGTGGGATCGCATGGACAAGGAGTTCCTGCGCGAACCACGCAAGTGGGATGCCCGCAACATCGGCCGTTTCATGCTGTGGATCGGCCCCACTTCGTCGATCTTCGACATCACCACGTTTGCGCTGATGTGGTACGTGTTCGCCGCAAACAGCGTGGAAATGCAGGCGTTGTTCCAGTCCGGCTGGTTCATTGAGGGGTTGCTGTCGCAAACGCTGGTGGTGCACATGCTGCGCACCCGCAAGGTGCCGTTCTTCCAGAGCACCGCGGCGCTGCCGGTGATCCTGGCCACCGGCCTGGTGATGTGCCTGGGCATCTACATCCCGTTCTCGCCACTGGGGGCGATGGTCGGGCTGGTGCCGCTGCCGTGGGAATACTTCCCATGGCTGGCCGCTACCCTGCTCGGCTACTGCCTGGTGGCCCAGGGCATGAAGACCCTGTACATCCGCCGCTTCGGCCAGTGGTTCTGA
- a CDS encoding molybdopterin-binding protein encodes MKVSARNVFEGTVSAVQPGAVNAEVELTLGGGEKLVAVVTMASLHNLSINVGKQAVALVKAPWVVLMTDAAGYRLSARNSLEGEVLRVGDGAVNAEVVLKLSGGTEVYAIVTREAVQELGLKPGVKATALIKASHIILGAKP; translated from the coding sequence ATGAAAGTCAGTGCCCGTAATGTCTTTGAAGGTACCGTCAGCGCCGTCCAGCCTGGCGCGGTGAATGCCGAGGTCGAGCTGACTCTCGGTGGCGGCGAGAAACTGGTCGCGGTGGTCACCATGGCCAGCCTGCACAACCTCAGTATCAACGTCGGTAAACAGGCCGTAGCCCTGGTCAAGGCGCCGTGGGTGGTGCTGATGACCGATGCCGCCGGCTACAGGCTGTCGGCGCGCAACAGCCTCGAAGGCGAAGTGTTGCGAGTCGGTGACGGCGCGGTGAATGCCGAGGTGGTGCTGAAGCTTTCCGGCGGCACCGAGGTGTATGCCATCGTCACCCGCGAAGCGGTGCAGGAACTTGGCCTGAAGCCGGGTGTGAAGGCCACCGCGCTGATCAAGGCCTCGCACATCATCCTGGGTGCCAAGCCTTGA
- a CDS encoding accessory factor UbiK family protein: MLAPKAFLDALSDQASRLFSGDTAAPRAELESQFKVLMQGAFSKLDLVSREEFDSQMVVLARTRARLEALEQQFAELEARMAPSAKE; the protein is encoded by the coding sequence ATGCTCGCGCCCAAAGCCTTCCTCGATGCCCTGAGCGACCAGGCCTCGCGCCTGTTCAGCGGCGACACCGCCGCGCCCCGTGCCGAACTGGAGAGCCAGTTCAAGGTGCTGATGCAGGGGGCCTTCAGCAAACTCGACCTGGTCAGCCGCGAGGAATTCGACAGCCAGATGGTGGTGCTCGCCCGTACACGCGCCCGCCTCGAAGCCCTCGAGCAGCAATTCGCCGAGCTGGAAGCCAGGATGGCGCCGTCCGCCAAAGAATAA